One genomic window of Haloferax mediterranei ATCC 33500 includes the following:
- a CDS encoding ABC transporter ATP-binding protein codes for MKLRTESLGKKYTEDVWGIRDVSLELDEGIHGLLGPNGAGKSTLMSILTTVMKPTSGTAFWEGTNILESPDTVRSVLGYLPQNFGVYPDLTLEEFLEYMAALRGLDSETASARTDEMISLTNLVDVRNRKLKTFSGGMRQRVGIAQALLNDPDLLIADEPTVGLDPEERVRLRSALSNTAAGRVVILSTHIVPDVEATANKIAILDEGRLVTHANVEELVSHVTGNVYECLVPRSELSTLREEYQVCSSVQRADGVKARLIAETPPTDDATPVSPTLEDAYLQRIDQQDGG; via the coding sequence ATGAAGCTTCGCACCGAGTCACTGGGAAAGAAATATACAGAGGATGTTTGGGGCATACGCGACGTTTCTCTGGAATTGGATGAAGGGATTCACGGCCTGTTAGGTCCGAATGGGGCCGGAAAATCCACCCTCATGAGCATTCTCACGACGGTTATGAAACCAACGAGCGGCACCGCCTTCTGGGAGGGGACGAACATCCTCGAGTCGCCCGATACCGTCCGGTCGGTTCTCGGTTACTTGCCGCAGAATTTCGGCGTCTACCCTGATTTAACGCTCGAAGAGTTCCTCGAGTATATGGCAGCGTTGCGTGGTCTCGACAGCGAGACCGCGAGTGCGCGAACCGATGAGATGATATCTCTCACGAATCTGGTAGACGTTCGAAATCGAAAGCTCAAGACGTTCTCGGGCGGGATGCGTCAGCGGGTTGGTATCGCACAGGCGTTGCTCAACGACCCGGACCTGCTCATCGCCGACGAACCGACAGTCGGGTTAGACCCCGAAGAACGGGTCCGCTTGCGAAGCGCCCTGTCCAACACTGCTGCCGGTCGGGTTGTTATCCTCTCGACACATATTGTCCCGGACGTTGAAGCGACTGCGAACAAAATCGCCATCCTCGACGAGGGTCGATTGGTAACCCACGCGAACGTTGAGGAACTTGTCAGTCACGTCACTGGGAATGTGTATGAGTGTCTCGTTCCGCGCAGCGAATTGTCTACGCTTCGGGAAGAGTATCAGGTGTGTAGCAGTGTCCAGCGCGCTGACGGTGTCAAGGCTCGACTGATAGCAGAGACACCCCCGACAGACGATGCGACACCGGTTTCTCCGACGCTGGAGGATGCGTACCTTCAGAGAATCGACCAACAGGATGGGGGCTAA
- a CDS encoding DMT family transporter — protein sequence MTRTTWRNIPTTPLLFVALAAMWGTSFVAIEVGLEFFPTLTFAAVRYELAGLVMLAYAVYSTDRWRPQTRDELLATAIGAVFIIAAYHGLLYLGQKHVPGAVASIIISLSPILTAVFASAILSNQSLGKTGVLGLLSGFAGVVLVANPGAGLFDSAQGLGIVLIFFGAVSFALGAVLTRPLRTDLPVQSMQAWTMFGGGVILHIWALFRGESLSAIEWAPTGIASFLYLTLISGAVAFLLYFELLDRLGPTELNLIGYVEPVVAALMSWVLLGHAIDTTALVGFGAIFFGFAMMKKKMLVDVAVAVRRRVTV from the coding sequence ATGACGCGAACCACTTGGAGAAATATTCCGACGACGCCCCTGTTGTTCGTCGCCCTCGCGGCGATGTGGGGCACGTCCTTCGTCGCCATCGAGGTCGGGTTGGAGTTCTTCCCGACCTTGACGTTTGCGGCGGTCCGCTACGAACTCGCCGGTCTCGTGATGCTGGCGTACGCCGTGTACTCGACCGACCGCTGGCGGCCACAGACCAGAGACGAACTGCTCGCGACAGCCATCGGTGCGGTGTTCATCATCGCCGCCTATCACGGTCTTCTCTACCTCGGCCAGAAACACGTCCCCGGTGCCGTCGCCTCGATTATCATTAGCCTCTCGCCCATCCTGACTGCCGTCTTCGCGTCGGCGATTCTCTCGAACCAGTCGCTCGGGAAAACGGGCGTGCTGGGATTGCTCTCCGGATTCGCCGGCGTCGTTCTCGTCGCCAACCCCGGGGCCGGTCTCTTCGACTCCGCACAGGGCCTCGGCATCGTGCTCATCTTCTTCGGTGCCGTCTCGTTCGCCCTCGGTGCGGTCCTCACCCGGCCGCTCCGTACGGACCTGCCGGTTCAGTCGATGCAGGCGTGGACGATGTTCGGCGGCGGTGTCATCCTCCACATCTGGGCGTTGTTCCGCGGCGAGTCGCTTTCTGCCATCGAGTGGGCACCGACCGGAATCGCGTCGTTCCTCTATCTGACGCTCATCTCCGGCGCGGTGGCGTTCCTCCTCTACTTCGAACTGCTGGACCGCCTCGGCCCGACGGAACTCAATCTCATCGGCTACGTCGAACCCGTCGTTGCGGCGCTCATGAGTTGGGTCCTCCTCGGCCACGCCATCGATACGACAGCGCTCGTCGGCTTCGGCGCTATCTTCTTCGGCTTCGCCATGATGAAAAAGAAGATGCTCGTCGACGTTGCCGTCGCGGTTCGGCGGCGTGTGACCGTATAA
- a CDS encoding Lrp/AsnC family transcriptional regulator, with the protein MDERDVRLLKAIADLGTGSPEKLHEATDIPVSTIHYRLNNLKDDGVIENDLYDIDLEAFGLGVTVVIEVLADYSGSYEGVGNKLLEIEGVTQLYFTMGETDFIVVAHLADSDRVERLINDFEAISEVERTNSTFVISTMRDSHRALQSYTLETLLDELGIEN; encoded by the coding sequence ATGGACGAGCGCGACGTGCGCCTGTTGAAGGCCATCGCGGACCTCGGGACAGGCAGTCCCGAGAAGTTACACGAAGCGACTGATATCCCGGTATCGACTATCCACTACCGGTTGAACAACCTGAAAGACGACGGCGTCATCGAGAACGACCTCTACGACATCGACCTCGAAGCGTTCGGTCTCGGCGTCACAGTCGTCATCGAAGTGTTAGCCGACTACAGTGGTTCGTACGAGGGTGTCGGCAACAAACTGCTGGAAATCGAAGGTGTCACCCAACTGTACTTCACGATGGGTGAGACGGACTTCATCGTCGTTGCACACCTCGCGGATTCCGACCGCGTCGAGCGACTCATCAACGACTTCGAGGCCATCTCGGAGGTCGAACGGACGAACTCGACGTTCGTTATCTCTACGATGCGCGACAGTCACAGAGCGCTCCAGAGCTACACGCTGGAGACGCTGTTGGACGAATTAGGCATCGAGAACTGA